From the genome of Streptomyces sp. S4.7:
CGCGGCATCCATCTGATGGCGCTGGGCGGCGACTACGACCCCCTGCACTCCTCCTTCCTCGGGGTCAGTTGCGTCGAGGCCGTGCAGTCGCTCCAGGTCGACGTCTGTTTCACCTCCACCGCCGCGGTCTCCGGGGGCTTCGCCTACCACCAGGAGCAGCACATCGTCTCCGTGAAGCGGGCGATGCTCGGCTCGGCGGCCCGCAACGTCCTGCTGCTCGACCACTCCAAGCTCGGCCGGGTCGCACTGCACCGGCTGGCCCCGCTCTCCGCCTTCGACCTGGTGCTCGTGGACGCCGGCGCCTCCGCGGAGGCGCTGCGCGATCTGGACGAGCACAAGGTCCCCTATCAAGTCTGCGAGGTGGGCGGTGACTGAACTGACCCTGCGTGAGCTGCGCAAGACGTACGTGTCGCGCGGCCGTCCCCCCGTGGACGCGGTGCGGGGCATCGACATCGGCCTGCGCTCCGGCGAACTGCTCGGTCTCCTCGGCCCGTCCGGCTGCGGCAAGTCCACCACGCTGCGGATGATCGCCGGTCTGGAGGAGGTCACCGGCGGCGACATCCTGGTGGGCGGCGACTCCGTCGTCGGTCTGCCGGCGCGGGAGCGCAACATCGGTGTCGCCTTCGAGAACTACGCGCTCTACCCGCCGCTGACCGTCCGTGAGAATCTCGGCTTCGGGCTCGCGGCGCGCGGCCTGCACGGGCGCACGGAACGGGGCCGCCGGGTCGCCGACATGGCGGAGCGGATCGGCATCACCGACCTCCTCGCCGCCCGGCCCGCCGGTCTGTCCAGCGGCCAGAAGCAGCGCGTGGCGCTGGCCAGGGCCCTGATCCGGGAGCCGGACGTACTGCTCCTGGACGAGCCGCTGTCCCATCTGGACGCGGCGCAGCGCGATACGACCCGTCGTGAACTCAAGCGCATCCAGCGGGACTTGGGCCATACGACGATTCTCGTCACCCACGACCAGGAAGAGGCGCTGTCGCTCGCCGACCGGATAGCCGTCATGAAGGACGGCGTGATCCAGCAACTCGGCACGCCGTACGAGATCTACGACGCCCCGGCGAATGTGTTCGTCGCCGACTTCGTGGGGGAGCCCGCGATCAACCTGCTGCCGGGCGTCGTGGCGGCCGACGGGTGGGTACGGCTCGGTGCGTCGGCGCGGTTCCCGTGCCCGGCCGGTCCGCCCGTCGGCCGGGAGGTGGTGCTCGGCATCCGTCCGGAGGACCTGCGGCTGGCCCGTGAGGGTGAGTCCGGGCCCGGGACGGGGGACACCGGGTGGGGCGAGGACCCGGGCGGCGCCGTACGGGCTACGGTCAGCGCCCATGAGCCGCTCCTGGAGTCCGGAATCGCCACGCTCATGCTCGACGGCGTCGCCGAACCCCTTGTCGTGGAGACCGGCCCGGAGACACGCCTG
Proteins encoded in this window:
- a CDS encoding ABC transporter ATP-binding protein — encoded protein: MTELTLRELRKTYVSRGRPPVDAVRGIDIGLRSGELLGLLGPSGCGKSTTLRMIAGLEEVTGGDILVGGDSVVGLPARERNIGVAFENYALYPPLTVRENLGFGLAARGLHGRTERGRRVADMAERIGITDLLAARPAGLSSGQKQRVALARALIREPDVLLLDEPLSHLDAAQRDTTRRELKRIQRDLGHTTILVTHDQEEALSLADRIAVMKDGVIQQLGTPYEIYDAPANVFVADFVGEPAINLLPGVVAADGWVRLGASARFPCPAGPPVGREVVLGIRPEDLRLAREGESGPGTGDTGWGEDPGGAVRATVSAHEPLLESGIATLMLDGVAEPLVVETGPETRLDRGDTVRVTADPRHTHVFDAETGEALTLT